The window GGAGATCCCCAGGTGCTTCACGAGCCCGGCCTCGACGAGTTCGGCGAGCGCGCCGAAGCTCTCCTCCACGGGGACGTCGGGGTCGACCCGGTGCAGGTAGTAGAGGTCGAGGTGGTCGGTGCCCAGACGGCGCAGGGTGCCCTCGATCGACCGGCGGATGTAGTCGGGGCGGCCGTTGACCCGCCACGTCAGCCGGCCGTCGGGGCCGATCTCGTTGCCCACCTTGGAGGCGAGGACCACCTGGTCGCGGCGCCCGGCGACGGCACGGCCGATCAGCTCCTCGTTGGTGTGCGGGCCGTACATGTCGGCGGTGTCCAGCAAAGTGACACCGAGCTCCAGTGCCCGGTCGATGGTGGCCAGCGCCTCGGTCTCGTCCGCATCGCCGTAGCCGAACGTCATGCCCATGCAGCCCAGGCCCTGGGCCGGGACGTCCAGTCCGGGCGTCCCCAGCGTGCGGTGCTTGATTGCCACGTGATGCCTCCAGAAGCTGCGCCTCGTCCACGAGGCGACTCGAGATGAGATGAACAAAGAACACGCGAGATGACGTGGTGGAGCAGGGGGTGTTCAGGCCGGCGGCGGTGCCTGCCAGGTCAGCGACAGGCCGGTGTAGACGTACCGGCTGGCCTCGATGCCGAGCAGCACGATCCGGTCGCCGGGCCGGATGCGCCCCGAGGTCCAGCCCGCGTCCAGCGACAGCGGCACCGCGGCCGAACCGGTGGCTCCCACCTCGGCCAGGTTCTCCACGATCCGCCCCTCGAGCGCCTGGATGTCCTCGGCGGACAGCCCGGCGGCCCCGAACTCGTCGGCGAAGTAGTCGGCGTTGCCCTCCGGCAGCACGATCGCGTCGAACTCCCCGAGCGCCCGGCCGTCCTTGCGGGCCATCTCCTGGATCGCCCGGACGAACACCTGCGGCCCGAACGTGGTCGTGCCGGCCACGTCGATCTTCATCTGGATCAGCTGGCGCCGGCGCAGCTGCTCCGCCTGCGGCACGTCCGTACCGCCCCCGATGATCTCCATGCCGGGCTTGCGCAGGCCCCCCACGCACGCGTTGACGAAGGCGAAGTTGTCCGCTGACGCCTCTGCGGGCTCGGCCCGCATCACCACGGCCCCCGCCCCGTCACCGAACGTGTACAGCGTCAGCCGGTCCCGCATCCGCACGCGCTCCGGGTCCTTGCCCAGGAAGTGCGGTGCCAGCACCGGCGATCCGGCCTCGCTGCCCACCACGAGGGCGGTGCGCGCCGTCCCGTCGGACAGCTGCCGCCGGGCCAGGTCCAGCGCCTGCACCCAGCCCGCGCAGGCCCCGCGGATCTCGATCGCGGCCACGCTCTCCAGCCCCAAATAGTGCTGCAGGGTGGTGGCGACATTGGGCAGGGTGTACTCCGGCGTCGCCGTGCACACCACGATCAGGTCGAGCTCGCCGGGCTCCACCCCGGCCCGTTCCAGGGCCTGGCGGGAGGCACGCTCGGCCATCCGGCTGTTGTTGATGCGGTGCTCGCCCGTGACCGGGTCGATCATCCAGTACCGGGTCTTGACCTGGATGCCCTCGAGGATGTCGTCCGGCACCGGCCCGACGAACTTCTCCAGCGTGGCGTTGTCCAGCGGCTCGCCGGGCACATAGGCGCCGGTGGACAGGATCTTCACGTCGTACGCGGTGGTCATCGGCCGGACTCCGTTACGGGCAGGGGGGCGGGGGACAGGACGAGCGAGGTGTGGGTGCCGCCGAGGGACGAGCTGTTGATCAGGACCGGGCGGCGGGTCCCGGCCTGCCGCCAGGCGCCGACGGCCAGGACCGCCGACAGGTGGGCACCCGCGCCGATCGGCTCGCCGAGCACCCGCTTGGGAGTCTCGAACCGCACCCGGTCCAGATCGAACACCCGCTCCGCGGCGGCCTGTTCGGGACGGTCGGCGGCAGCCAGACCCGCCGCGTTCGCCCAGAGGGCAGAGATGTCGTGCGGCCGGAGCCCGGTACGGTCCAGGGCCGCGCGCATCGCCCGCTCCACGCCGTCACCGGACGGGTCCCAGCGGCCGATGCCGCAGGCGTCCGACGCGCTCGCATGCCCCAGGACCACGGCGTGGATGGGGGCGCCGCGCCGCTGCGCACTGGAGCGGCGCTCAAGGACCAGCGCGATACCGGCCTCGGCGAGCGTGTACCGGCGCCCGGCCGCCGAACCGAACAGCGGGATGCTGCGGTACGCCTCCAGCACGGCCGGCGAGAACGCCTCCACCGCCGGCACCAGCAGCCGCTCGGCACGCCCGGCACGCAGCATGTCGTACGCGACACCCAGCGCGGCAGCACCCGCCGCGTGCCCCGAAGTCAGCGTCGACGTCGGCCCCTTGGTGCCCAGAGCCATCGCGACATGGCCGGCCGCGCCGTTGAACACGGTGTTCGGGAACACGCCCGGGTTCGCGGCCCGTGCGCCCTCCGACAGCACCGGGACGGTGAAGCGTTCGCTGCTCTCCATCGGCCCGATCCCGGTGCCGAGCACCACCCCGGTCGCGGCCACCGCAGCCTCGTCGCCGTCCGCCCCCGCGGCGGCCAGGGCGGCCCGGCAGGAGGCGACGGCGAGCTGGGAGACCTTGTCCATCCGCCGGCGCTCCCGTGCGGTGCCGGCGGCCGAGCGGTCGAACTCCGCCCGGGCCAGGCGCAGTCCGTCTTCTGCCACCCCCTGCCGGCGCCCGCCCGCATAGGCGTCCCAGAGCGCCTCGGCCCCCTCGCCGGCCGAGGTGATCACGCCGAACCCGGTCACCACGATCTCGTCCGGGCCGATCCCCGACGCCGGCGCTCCGGGCCCGCCGGGGCGGGCGAAGGCGAGGGTGGCGTTGGCACCGGCGAACCCGAAGTTGTTGGACAGCGCGGTGTCGAGGACCATCGGGCGGCCCGTCCCCGCCACCGGGTCGAGACCGCACTGCGGATCAAGACCGGCACAGGTCGCGGTCGGCGGCGCCACCTGGTCGCGCAGGGCCAGCACCGTGACGATGCCCTCCACCGCACCGGCCGCGCCGAGCAGATGGCCGATCATCGACTTGGTGCTGGACAGGGCGGTCCTCTCGGCCGCCGCGCCGAGCGCGGCACGCACCGCGTTGCTCTCCGCGGAGTCGTTCTTCGGAGTGCCGGTGCCGTGCCCGTTGACGTACCGGATGTCGTCGGGGACCAGTCCCGAGGAGGCAAGGGCCGCACGGATCGCCCGGGCCGCTCCCTCACCCTCGGGGTGCGGCGCCGTCGGGTGGTAGCCGTCGGCGGACAGGCCGTAGCCGAGCAGCTCGGCGATGACCGGCGCACCGGTGCGCTCGGCCGTCTGCCGCGACAGCAGCAGGAGCATCCCGCTGCCCTCGCCCAGGGACAGACCGCACCGGTCCTTGGAGTAGGGGGCGGCCGGTTCCGGGGAGAGCGACCACAGGCTGCTGAACCCGGCGAACGCCGACTCGGTGAAGGCATCACTGCCGCCGACGAGCATCGCGTCGGCCGCCCCCGACCGGATCACCTCCAGGGCGTGGGCGAGCGCATGCGCGCTGGAGGCACAGGCGGTGTTGACGCTCAGTGCCGGGCCCTTGAGGCCGAAGGCCGCCGACAGCACCTCCGCGCCGGCGTGCGGCGGCACGTAGGTGTAGCGGTGCCAGTCGGGCGCGTGGCCCTCCTGCACCTGGCGCAGGGCCAGTTCGGCACTGCGCCAGCCGGCGTGGCAGGTGGCGTACGCGACGCCCCAGCGCTCGGCCGGGATGTCCGCGCCGACCCGGAGCCCGGAGGAGGCCATGGCCTCCTCGGCGGCGGTCAGCGCGAAGTCGAGGGACAGATCACGGGTGTCGGAGCCCGGCGCGTAGTCGTAACCCGGCTTGCAGGGTTCGGTGACCTCGCCGCCCACGCTCGTCTGGTACTGGTCCATGGGCAGGCGGCGCACGGGCGCGATCGCCACCTGTCCCGCGCGCACCCCCTCCCACAGGGCCTCGGCCGAACCGCCGTGCGGGGTGATCGCACCCACTGCGGCGATCACGACGCCGACGGCCGGATCAGGAACGTCAGTCATGCCTCTGCTTCCTTCTGTGGACGGGGCTGCTCGGCCGCTCACACGGGCCTGGCCAGGGTCAGCGCCACGGCCTGCCCCTCGATGCCCCGGGCCAGCGCCATCGCATGCGAGGGCCTGGACTCCCGGGCACTGCCGCGGACATGGTCCAGGGCGCACACCGGGTCGGGGTTGTCGAGGTTGAGCGTCGCGGGCACCACACCGTGGTGCAGGGCCAGCGCGGCCACGGCGGCGTTCAGCGCACCGCCGCCGCCCACCAGGTGGCCGGTCTGCGGCTTGGGCGTGCTGACCGGCACCGACCGGGCGGCCGTACCCAGCGCGGTACGCAGGGCGACGGCCTCACCGGCGTCCCCCAGACGGGTCCCGGAGCCGTCCGAGGCGATGTAGCCGAGGTCGCCGGCGGCCAGCCGGGCGTCCTCGAGCGAGCGCCG of the Streptomyces aurantiacus genome contains:
- a CDS encoding beta-ketoacyl-[acyl-carrier-protein] synthase family protein: MTDVPDPAVGVVIAAVGAITPHGGSAEALWEGVRAGQVAIAPVRRLPMDQYQTSVGGEVTEPCKPGYDYAPGSDTRDLSLDFALTAAEEAMASSGLRVGADIPAERWGVAYATCHAGWRSAELALRQVQEGHAPDWHRYTYVPPHAGAEVLSAAFGLKGPALSVNTACASSAHALAHALEVIRSGAADAMLVGGSDAFTESAFAGFSSLWSLSPEPAAPYSKDRCGLSLGEGSGMLLLLSRQTAERTGAPVIAELLGYGLSADGYHPTAPHPEGEGAARAIRAALASSGLVPDDIRYVNGHGTGTPKNDSAESNAVRAALGAAAERTALSSTKSMIGHLLGAAGAVEGIVTVLALRDQVAPPTATCAGLDPQCGLDPVAGTGRPMVLDTALSNNFGFAGANATLAFARPGGPGAPASGIGPDEIVVTGFGVITSAGEGAEALWDAYAGGRRQGVAEDGLRLARAEFDRSAAGTARERRRMDKVSQLAVASCRAALAAAGADGDEAAVAATGVVLGTGIGPMESSERFTVPVLSEGARAANPGVFPNTVFNGAAGHVAMALGTKGPTSTLTSGHAAGAAALGVAYDMLRAGRAERLLVPAVEAFSPAVLEAYRSIPLFGSAAGRRYTLAEAGIALVLERRSSAQRRGAPIHAVVLGHASASDACGIGRWDPSGDGVERAMRAALDRTGLRPHDISALWANAAGLAAADRPEQAAAERVFDLDRVRFETPKRVLGEPIGAGAHLSAVLAVGAWRQAGTRRPVLINSSSLGGTHTSLVLSPAPLPVTESGR
- a CDS encoding 3-oxoacyl-ACP synthase III family protein, translated to MTTAYDVKILSTGAYVPGEPLDNATLEKFVGPVPDDILEGIQVKTRYWMIDPVTGEHRINNSRMAERASRQALERAGVEPGELDLIVVCTATPEYTLPNVATTLQHYLGLESVAAIEIRGACAGWVQALDLARRQLSDGTARTALVVGSEAGSPVLAPHFLGKDPERVRMRDRLTLYTFGDGAGAVVMRAEPAEASADNFAFVNACVGGLRKPGMEIIGGGTDVPQAEQLRRRQLIQMKIDVAGTTTFGPQVFVRAIQEMARKDGRALGEFDAIVLPEGNADYFADEFGAAGLSAEDIQALEGRIVENLAEVGATGSAAVPLSLDAGWTSGRIRPGDRIVLLGIEASRYVYTGLSLTWQAPPPA